A portion of the Buteo buteo unplaced genomic scaffold, bButBut1.hap1.1 HAP1_SCAFFOLD_527, whole genome shotgun sequence genome contains these proteins:
- the LOC142028514 gene encoding uncharacterized protein LOC142028514: GPRNVPHPPGGPGGRKTAVGDAGRAESPNSGIPKLNGGIPKRGGGTAGTPKIHPRTPKSKAGPPKSNPGPPKDGGGTSRTPTLHPGTPNQGDGTSGTPKIHPGTPKSNAGPPKSKAGPPKSNTGPPKSNAGPPRDGGGTSRTPTLHPGTPNQGDGTSGTPKIHPGTPKSNPGPPKSNPGPPKSNAGPPKDGGGTSRTPTLHPGTPNQGDGTSGTPKIHPGTPKSNPGPPKSNPGPPKSNPGPPKDGGGTSRTPTLHPGTPNQGDGTSGTPKIHPGTPKSNAGPPKSKAGPPKSNTGPPKSNAGPPRDGGGTSRTPTLHPGTPNQGDGTSGTPKIHPGTPKSNPGPPKSNPGPPKSNAGPPKDGGGTSRTPTLHPGTPNQGDGTSGTPKIHPGTPKSNPGPPKSNPGPPKSNPGPPKDGGGTSRTPTLHPGTPNQGDGTSGTPKIHPGTPKSNV; this comes from the coding sequence GGACCCCGAAatgtcccccacccccccggagGGCCAGGAGGCCGAAAGACGGCGGTGGGAGACGCGGGAAGGGCGGAAAGTCCGAATTCCGGAATTCCGAAACTCAACGGTGGGATCCCAAAACGAGGCGGTGGGACAGCCGGAACTCCAAAAATTCATCCCAGGACCCCAAAATCCAAGGCGGGACCCCCAAAATCCAACCCGGGACCCCCAAAAGATGGTGGTGGGACCTCCAGAACCCCAACACTCCACCCTGGGACCCCAAACCAAGGTGATGGGACATCCGGAACCCCAAAAATTCATCCCGGGACCCCAAAATCTAACGCGGGACCCCCAAAATCCAAGGCAGGACCCCCAAAATCCAACACGGGACCCCCAAAATCCAACGCGGGACCCCCAAGAGATGGTGGTGGGACCTCCAGAACCCCAACACTCCACCCTGGGACCCCAAACCAAGGGGATGGGACATCCGGAACCCCAAAAATTCATCCCGGGACCCCAAAATCCAACCCAGGACCCCCAAAATCCAACCCGGGACCCCCAAAATCCAACGCGGGACCCCCAAAAGATGGTGGTGGGACCTCCAGAACCCCAACACTCCACCCTGGGACCCCAAACCAAGGGGATGGGACATCCGGAACCCCAAAAATTCATCCCGGGACCCCAAAATCCAACCCAGGACCCCCAAAATCCAACCCGGGACCCCCAAAATCCAACCCGGGACCCCCAAAAGATGGTGGTGGGACCTCCAGAACCCCAACACTCCACCCTGGGACCCCAAACCAAGGTGATGGGACATCCGGAACCCCAAAAATTCATCCCGGGACCCCAAAATCTAACGCGGGACCCCCAAAATCCAAGGCAGGACCCCCAAAATCCAACACGGGACCCCCAAAATCCAACGCGGGACCCCCAAGAGATGGTGGTGGGACCTCCAGAACCCCAACACTCCACCCTGGGACCCCAAACCAAGGGGATGGGACATCCGGAACCCCAAAAATTCATCCCGGGACCCCAAAATCCAACCCAGGACCCCCAAAATCCAACCCGGGACCCCCAAAATCCAACGCGGGACCCCCAAAAGATGGTGGTGGGACCTCCAGAACCCCAACACTCCACCCTGGGACCCCAAACCAAGGGGATGGGACATCCGGAACCCCAAAAATTCATCCCGGGACCCCAAAATCCAACCCAGGACCCCCAAAATCCAACCCGGGACCCCCAAAATCCAACCCGGGACCCCCAAAAGATGGTGGTGGGACCTCCAGAACCCCAACACTCCACCCTGGGACCCCAAACCAAGGTGATGGGACATCCGGAACCCCAAAAATTCATCCCGGGACCCCAAAATCTAACGTG
- the LOC142028515 gene encoding seizure protein 6 homolog — translation VPRNDTCPEVRGSRSRAARLRALPLRGTVVTFQCRPGYRLRGSDLLTCQWDLSWSAPPPACQKVLRCPDPGEVSNGQRNVADPRFPVGSRVRYSCRQGFLLEGSPALTCHARHAGPPKWSDRPPKCVLKYEPCLNPGVPANGYQTLYKHHYQAGESLRFFCYEGYELLGEVTVTCLPGHPSRWTSQPPLCKVADPEYLDERRLEVTQRADPGRQLEGGSIALATLLPLLLVLLLIGGVYVYYTKFQGKSLFGFSFSSSHSYSPITVESDFNNPLYEAGDTREYEVSI, via the exons cggTGCCCCGGAACGACACGTGCCCCGAAGTGCGGGGGTCCCGTTCTCGCGCCGCTCGGCTTCGCGCCCTCCCGCTCCGCGGGACGGTGGTCACCTTCCAGTGCCGGCCCGGCTACCGGCTCCGGGGCTCCGACCTCCTCACCTGCCAGTGGGACCTCAGCTGGAgcgcgcccccccccgcctgccaAAAAG TCCTGCGGTGCCCGGACCCGGGGGAGGTGAGCAACGGGCAACGCAACGTGGCGGACCCCCGCTTCCCGGTGGGCAGCCGGGTGCGGTACTCCTGCCGCCAAGGCTTCCTATTGGAGGGGAGCCCCGCCCTCACCTGCCACGCCCGCCACGCCGGACCCCCCAAATGGAGCGACCGGCCCCCCAAATGCGTCC tGAAGTACGAGCCCTGCCTGAACCCGGGCGTGCCGGCCAACGGCTACCAAACCCTCTACAAGCACCACTACCAGGCCGGCGAATCCCTTCGCTTCTTCTGCTACGAAGGTTACGAGCTCTTGGGCGAGGTCACCGTCACCTGCCTGCCCGGCCACCCCTCCCGTTGGACCAGCCAACCGCCGCTCTGCAAAG TGGCCGACCCCGAGTACCTGGACGAGCGACGGCTGGAGG TGACGCAGAGGGCGGACCCCGGCCGGCAGCTGGAGGGCGGCAGCATCGCCCTGGCCAcgctcctccccctcctcctcgtcctcctcctgaTTGGCGGCGTCTACGTCTATTACACCAA GTTTCAGGGCAAGTCCCTGTTCggcttctccttctccagctcccaCAGCTACAGCCCCATCACGGTGGAGAGCGACTTCAACAACCCCCTCTACGAGGCTGGG gaCACCAGGGAGTACGAAGTCTCCATCTGa